A single genomic interval of Rickettsiales bacterium harbors:
- a CDS encoding accessory factor UbiK family protein yields the protein MKENVKSFFEDISKLSGNVAGVAFEAGKNINEKVKDTLKHLLAELDVVTHEEFEIVRKMAEKAREENEILKARIEKLESVN from the coding sequence ATGAAAGAAAATGTAAAAAGTTTTTTTGAAGATATTTCAAAACTTTCAGGAAATGTTGCTGGCGTCGCTTTTGAAGCTGGTAAAAATATTAATGAAAAAGTTAAGGATACCCTTAAGCATCTTCTTGCTGAGCTTGATGTTGTAACCCATGAAGAATTTGAAATTGTTCGCAAAATGGCTGAAAAAGCCCGTGAGGAAAATGAAATTCTCAAAGCGAGAATTGAAAAACTAGAATCTGTAAACTAG
- the lptD gene encoding LPS assembly protein LptD → MRNYNKNFAVVFSLAILFASTSVSSAKLDYSKSQEKPKTEIIKKVKKPEPKASLEAGNLYYDVNSKVLTATDKVDIRYQDKQLKAEKIVYDRKTEMISAETGVVFTSAQGTNFKASELVTNDKFTRGVLKDVEGKLEDGSILKSKKVKILGEKKYQLTDSFYSPCKPCDGKYLWRVRSKNIVYDEDDGKVYYKDAYMDILNRPFGYTPYLSHPTPFAKSKSGFLTPSFGSSGIFGTFLEVPYYYQPKQNMDFTLRPRYMTFDGLMLQTQMRHLLYDGYYQLDVGGIYTDGPDDLSSPVRTQEKGFRGHVFGFGNYQFEDDWEFLFDARRSTDDTYLRRYNIDFQDWLTSEARLERFKDEDRKYFVAKTLSFQGLRVTDDPDITPFVLPIIEAGKTYKIDDEYNQKLNLDVNSMVLRRSRGAQSTRIVGKTSYNASHTLSNGQLFTLDTTARADYYNVDEVLQANNVEYQGGIYRIVPETSLTWEYPFINQFSNYNLIFSPIVMGIVSPNGINDSRIPNEDSQGVELQDYNLFQEHHISGLDILESGARVNYGLRSVISGEDFGDVSVLVGQNYRATTNKTTLGLQSGLADNFSDYVGRVSIYNNKHIFTNYRFRLDKDNFKFKRNEAGIDINYQPVILGIGYTFVDNSVFDRDRQEVYGNASYAIDNNWSILTNARRNMDNDTQAGWVNIGSGLSYTHDCVTTTLSVNRDLTRDRDIEPSTEILLQLNFANLGT, encoded by the coding sequence TTGAGAAATTATAATAAAAATTTTGCTGTAGTATTTTCATTGGCGATATTATTCGCCTCTACTTCTGTATCGTCTGCTAAACTGGATTATTCTAAATCGCAAGAAAAGCCAAAAACTGAAATCATTAAAAAAGTTAAAAAACCTGAGCCAAAAGCAAGCCTAGAAGCTGGAAATTTATATTATGATGTTAATAGTAAAGTTTTAACGGCAACTGATAAAGTTGATATAAGATATCAAGATAAGCAATTAAAAGCAGAAAAAATTGTCTACGATAGAAAAACTGAAATGATTAGTGCTGAAACTGGAGTAGTTTTCACCAGTGCACAAGGCACTAATTTTAAGGCATCTGAGCTTGTAACCAATGATAAATTTACAAGGGGAGTTCTTAAAGATGTTGAGGGAAAATTGGAAGATGGCTCAATATTAAAATCAAAAAAAGTAAAAATTTTAGGTGAGAAAAAATATCAACTTACTGATTCTTTCTATTCCCCTTGCAAGCCATGTGATGGCAAATATTTATGGCGAGTTCGTTCAAAAAATATTGTTTATGATGAAGATGATGGCAAGGTATATTACAAAGATGCCTATATGGATATATTAAATAGGCCATTTGGATATACGCCATATTTATCTCACCCAACACCTTTTGCAAAAAGTAAAAGTGGATTTTTAACGCCTTCATTTGGTTCATCAGGTATATTTGGAACATTTTTAGAAGTTCCATACTATTATCAGCCAAAGCAAAATATGGATTTTACTTTAAGGCCTAGATATATGACATTTGATGGCCTAATGCTTCAAACGCAAATGAGGCATTTGCTTTATGATGGTTATTATCAACTTGATGTTGGCGGAATATATACTGATGGCCCTGATGATTTATCATCACCAGTTAGAACTCAAGAAAAAGGTTTTAGGGGGCATGTTTTTGGTTTTGGTAATTATCAATTTGAAGATGATTGGGAATTTTTATTTGATGCAAGGCGTTCCACTGATGATACTTACCTCAGAAGATATAATATTGATTTTCAAGATTGGCTAACCAGTGAGGCAAGGCTTGAGAGATTCAAAGATGAAGATAGAAAATATTTTGTTGCAAAAACCCTTTCATTCCAAGGTTTAAGGGTTACTGATGACCCTGATATAACGCCTTTCGTTCTACCAATTATTGAAGCTGGAAAAACTTATAAAATTGATGATGAATATAATCAAAAGCTGAATCTTGATGTAAATTCAATGGTTTTAAGGCGTTCAAGAGGGGCACAAAGCACAAGGATTGTTGGTAAAACCTCTTATAACGCATCTCATACTTTATCAAATGGGCAGTTATTTACATTAGATACAACTGCAAGAGCAGATTATTATAATGTTGATGAAGTTCTGCAGGCAAACAATGTTGAATATCAGGGGGGGATTTATAGAATTGTGCCTGAAACTTCACTTACTTGGGAATATCCTTTTATCAATCAATTTTCAAATTATAATCTAATATTCTCTCCAATAGTGATGGGTATAGTTTCACCAAATGGTATCAATGATAGCAGAATTCCAAATGAAGATAGCCAAGGCGTTGAGCTTCAAGATTATAACTTATTTCAAGAACACCATATTTCTGGCTTAGATATTTTAGAAAGCGGTGCGAGGGTTAATTATGGTTTAAGAAGCGTTATCTCAGGTGAAGACTTTGGTGATGTCTCAGTTTTAGTTGGTCAAAATTATAGGGCAACTACTAATAAAACAACACTCGGTTTGCAATCAGGTTTAGCTGATAATTTTTCTGATTATGTAGGTAGGGTAAGCATTTATAATAATAAACATATTTTTACTAATTACAGGTTTAGATTAGATAAAGATAATTTTAAGTTCAAAAGAAATGAAGCTGGAATTGATATAAACTATCAGCCAGTAATTTTAGGTATAGGTTACACATTCGTTGATAATTCTGTGTTTGATAGAGATAGACAAGAAGTTTATGGCAATGCATCTTATGCGATTGATAATAATTGGTCTATATTAACCAATGCTAGAAGAAATATGGATAATGATACACAGGCAGGCTGGGTAAATATTGGTAGTGGCCTTAGTTATACCCATGATTGTGTAACAACTACACTAAGCGTAAACAGGGATTTAACTAGAGATAGAGATATTGAACCTTCAACTGAAATTTTATTACAATTAAACTTTGCAAATCTTGGAACTTAA
- the dnaK gene encoding molecular chaperone DnaK — MSKIIGIDLGTTNSCIAIMDGKDPKVLENAEGRRTTPSIVGFTDNEEILVGEPAKRQMVTNGKGTIYAVKRLIGRRFDSPTTNNMKKLVPYDIVGADNGDAWVEVKGKKYSPSAISAYTLQKMKETAEAFLGEKVEKAVITVPAYFNDAQRQATKDAGRIAGLEVLRIINEPTAAALAYGLDKKEAKTIAVYDLGGGTFDISVLELGDGVFEVKSTNGDTFLGGEDFDLRIQDFLANEFQKDNGIDLRKDPLALTRLKEAAEKAKIELSSSQETEINLPYITADATGPKHLKVKMTRAQLEKLVDDLIEKTIEPCKNAIKDAGVSVSDIDEVVLVGGMTRMPKVIQKVKEFFGKEPHRGVNPDEVVAIGAAIQAGVLQGDVKDVLLLDVTPLSLGIETMGGVFTRLIDRNTTIPTRKSQIFSTAEDNQTAVTIRVYQGEREIAAQNKFLGQFNLENIPPAPRGVPQVEVTFDIDANGIVNVSAKDKATNKEQKITIQASSGLTEAEIQKMIKEAEANAEADKKRKEIIEEKNKADSLIYSTEKSLKEFSDKISEADKKAIEQALADLKKSVEGEDATEIKQKIANLQTASTKIGEAMYANSQQGGEAGDASSNNANNEGVVDAEYEEVDDSKKKSA; from the coding sequence ATGAGTAAAATTATTGGAATAGACCTTGGAACAACAAATTCTTGTATTGCCATAATGGATGGTAAAGACCCTAAAGTGCTTGAAAACGCTGAAGGTAGAAGAACCACCCCTTCAATTGTAGGCTTTACAGATAATGAAGAAATTTTAGTTGGCGAGCCAGCTAAACGCCAAATGGTTACTAATGGCAAAGGCACAATTTACGCAGTTAAAAGACTAATTGGCAGAAGGTTTGATTCTCCAACCACTAACAATATGAAAAAACTTGTTCCTTATGATATCGTTGGGGCTGATAACGGCGATGCTTGGGTTGAAGTTAAGGGCAAAAAATATTCTCCATCAGCAATTTCCGCATATACACTTCAAAAAATGAAGGAAACAGCCGAAGCTTTCCTTGGTGAAAAAGTTGAAAAAGCGGTTATCACCGTTCCCGCCTATTTCAATGACGCTCAACGACAAGCAACTAAAGATGCTGGTAGAATTGCAGGGCTTGAAGTTCTTAGAATTATCAATGAACCAACGGCGGCCGCACTTGCTTATGGCTTGGATAAAAAAGAAGCAAAAACTATTGCAGTTTATGATTTAGGCGGTGGCACATTTGATATTTCAGTTCTAGAACTTGGCGATGGCGTGTTTGAGGTTAAATCTACTAATGGCGATACCTTCCTCGGTGGTGAAGATTTTGACTTAAGAATCCAAGATTTTTTAGCTAATGAATTCCAAAAAGATAATGGAATTGACCTCCGAAAAGATCCTCTAGCCCTCACAAGGCTTAAAGAAGCTGCTGAAAAAGCGAAAATCGAACTTTCTTCTTCGCAAGAAACTGAAATCAACCTTCCTTACATCACAGCTGATGCAACTGGGCCTAAGCACTTAAAAGTTAAAATGACAAGAGCTCAACTTGAAAAATTAGTTGATGACCTAATTGAAAAAACTATTGAGCCTTGCAAAAATGCTATCAAAGATGCTGGTGTTTCAGTTAGCGATATTGATGAAGTTGTTCTTGTAGGCGGTATGACAAGAATGCCGAAAGTTATCCAAAAAGTTAAAGAATTCTTTGGTAAAGAGCCTCACAGGGGCGTAAACCCTGATGAAGTAGTTGCAATAGGTGCGGCTATCCAAGCTGGCGTTTTACAAGGCGATGTGAAAGATGTTCTTCTGCTTGATGTAACCCCACTTTCTCTTGGAATTGAAACAATGGGCGGGGTTTTCACAAGGCTGATTGATAGAAACACAACTATACCAACTCGCAAATCTCAAATTTTCTCAACCGCGGAAGATAACCAAACTGCTGTTACAATTAGGGTTTATCAAGGTGAGCGAGAAATTGCCGCACAAAATAAGTTCCTTGGGCAGTTCAACCTTGAAAATATTCCACCTGCTCCGCGTGGCGTTCCGCAAGTGGAAGTTACTTTTGATATCGATGCAAACGGAATTGTTAATGTTTCCGCGAAAGATAAAGCGACCAATAAAGAGCAGAAAATTACAATTCAAGCATCAAGTGGCTTAACTGAAGCTGAAATCCAAAAAATGATTAAAGAAGCTGAAGCAAATGCAGAAGCCGATAAAAAACGCAAAGAAATAATTGAGGAGAAAAACAAAGCAGATAGCTTAATTTACAGCACGGAAAAGAGCTTGAAAGAATTTTCTGATAAAATTTCAGAAGCAGATAAAAAAGCAATAGAGCAAGCTTTGGCGGATCTCAAAAAATCTGTTGAGGGTGAAGATGCAACTGAAATCAAACAGAAAATTGCAAATCTGCAAACTGCATCAACTAAAATTGGTGAAGCTATGTATGCAAATTCTCAACAAGGCGGTGAAGCTGGTGATGCCTCAAGCAATAACGCTAACAATGAAGGCGTTGTTGATGCTGAATATGAAGAAGTTGACGACAGCAAGAAAAAATCAGCTTAA
- the proC gene encoding pyrroline-5-carboxylate reductase, translated as MRLENKKILLVGCGKMGSALLNGWVKNGISQKNIYVIDPYLPKNFNENVFSNVEELRKNKSLLSSNFFLDFDICIFAIKPQSFEEVLPTYHLVEKTLIISIAAGVSINKISNLAKFETSNRKIVRVMPNLPASVGAGVNAYFANKNVTEDDRYLIEDLFFPTGLTFQVNSEDEIDKVTALSGSGPAYFYYFIEAMQEKAKNLGFEENIANEIAKQTAIGAIKLLESSRHSAKQLREDVTSPKGTTEAGLSVLMNGQLQKILDETIDKAFIRAKELSNLS; from the coding sequence GTGAGATTAGAAAATAAAAAAATATTATTAGTTGGTTGCGGCAAGATGGGCTCTGCTTTGCTTAATGGCTGGGTAAAAAATGGCATTTCCCAAAAAAACATTTATGTAATTGATCCATATTTACCAAAAAATTTTAATGAAAATGTTTTTAGTAATGTTGAAGAATTAAGAAAAAATAAAAGCTTATTAAGCTCCAATTTTTTTCTAGATTTTGATATTTGTATATTTGCAATCAAGCCTCAAAGTTTTGAGGAAGTTTTACCGACATATCATCTGGTAGAAAAAACTCTTATAATCTCAATCGCGGCAGGTGTAAGTATAAATAAAATTAGTAACCTTGCGAAGTTTGAAACATCAAACCGAAAAATTGTAAGGGTAATGCCGAATTTACCAGCTTCAGTTGGTGCAGGTGTTAACGCTTATTTTGCTAATAAAAATGTTACTGAAGATGATAGATATTTAATAGAAGATTTATTTTTTCCTACTGGCCTTACTTTTCAAGTTAATTCTGAAGATGAAATTGACAAAGTAACCGCTCTCTCTGGTAGTGGCCCAGCATATTTTTACTATTTTATTGAAGCGATGCAGGAAAAGGCAAAAAATCTTGGCTTTGAAGAAAATATTGCAAATGAAATCGCCAAGCAAACTGCCATAGGTGCTATAAAACTACTGGAGAGTAGTAGGCATTCTGCAAAACAGCTTCGTGAAGATGTAACAAGCCCAAAAGGCACAACCGAAGCAGGATTATCAGTGTTAATGAATGGTCAGTTGCAAAAAATTCTT
- a CDS encoding COQ9 family protein, translating into MEQEKEVVIQKFIELLPFENWNFSTLEKACENCSFTKDYAKILYPAGIEGFTYEFGQSCNVEALKSAEEIIIKNSLKTSEKAEEIIFQKIFTYHKKLKNLESLKKFISNCVMPNLALTAGKGVFEFSDKAWRLMGDNATDFSFYTKRASFSGIYLKSMLYSMSDNSENLIKTRNYIKKSIDGLMKFHKLKGKIKNIFEGLPFNFKR; encoded by the coding sequence ATGGAACAGGAAAAAGAAGTAGTAATACAAAAATTTATTGAGCTATTGCCTTTTGAAAATTGGAATTTTTCCACTTTAGAAAAAGCTTGTGAAAATTGTAGTTTTACAAAAGATTATGCAAAAATACTTTACCCTGCTGGAATTGAAGGTTTTACTTATGAATTTGGACAATCTTGCAATGTTGAGGCATTAAAATCTGCGGAAGAGATAATTATAAAAAATAGCCTTAAAACATCTGAAAAAGCGGAAGAAATTATTTTCCAAAAAATTTTCACCTATCACAAAAAGCTAAAAAATTTAGAATCTTTGAAAAAATTCATTTCAAATTGTGTTATGCCGAACTTGGCTTTGACGGCAGGGAAGGGGGTTTTTGAATTTTCTGATAAGGCTTGGCGTTTGATGGGTGATAATGCAACAGATTTCTCTTTTTATACTAAAAGAGCCAGTTTTAGCGGTATTTATCTAAAATCTATGCTGTATTCAATGAGTGATAATTCAGAAAATCTAATAAAAACAAGAAATTATATCAAAAAGTCTATTGACGGATTAATGAAATTCCATAAATTGAAAGGTAAGATTAAAAATATTTTTGAGGGTTTGCCCTTTAATTTTAAAAGATAA
- the ccmE gene encoding cytochrome c maturation protein CcmE, translated as MKPKHKRLLNISILFTLVALGVFLLVQNFRDNLIYFYSPSDLAKSVQNEPKKFEELLKKNKIRVGGMIKKSSLKKLGSSKFIFKATDFENDIKIYYQGILPPMFREGQGIVAEGKLQEFDKKKFLFKFKAEKLITKHDEKYMPPELKKIKNGK; from the coding sequence ATGAAGCCAAAGCATAAAAGATTATTAAATATCAGTATATTATTTACGCTTGTTGCTTTAGGCGTATTTTTGCTAGTGCAGAATTTTAGAGATAATTTAATCTATTTTTATTCCCCATCAGATTTGGCAAAATCCGTTCAGAATGAACCAAAAAAATTTGAGGAATTACTCAAAAAAAACAAAATTAGAGTAGGTGGAATGATTAAAAAATCCTCTCTAAAGAAATTGGGTTCTAGCAAATTTATCTTCAAGGCAACAGATTTTGAAAATGATATAAAAATTTATTATCAAGGAATTTTGCCCCCTATGTTTAGAGAAGGCCAAGGAATTGTTGCCGAAGGTAAATTGCAAGAATTTGATAAAAAGAAATTTTTATTCAAATTTAAGGCAGAAAAATTAATTACAAAGCACGATGAAAAATATATGCCACCTGAACTCAAAAAAATAAAAAATGGTAAATAA
- a CDS encoding integration host factor subunit alpha — protein MANTLTRSNIAESVQRTLGFSFSESVEIVDSLVEEMCKSIEASEELKISSFGSFVVNSKRARVGRNPKTKKEAVIAPRKVVSFYASNVLNDEINK, from the coding sequence ATGGCCAACACGCTTACACGCTCAAATATTGCAGAGTCAGTGCAAAGAACATTAGGTTTTTCATTTTCTGAATCGGTTGAAATTGTTGATTCGCTTGTTGAAGAAATGTGCAAATCTATTGAGGCTTCTGAGGAGCTTAAAATATCTTCCTTCGGCTCTTTTGTTGTAAATAGCAAACGAGCAAGGGTTGGAAGGAACCCAAAAACTAAGAAAGAAGCAGTTATCGCCCCAAGAAAAGTTGTAAGTTTTTATGCTTCTAATGTTTTGAATGATGAGATTAATAAATAG
- the lptG gene encoding LPS export ABC transporter permease LptG, translated as MIFPLTLYTYIVRNFLFFFFTILAIFSVLIFMVDGAELLRKSANRTIPTFVIFQMVILKMPNLLQTVMPFIILITSVLSFNAMSKRSELVIIRSAGVSVWEFLMPAVLTAFLMGVIVSTLINPVSSYLYSIHEKLEKKYFETNSENPMLFSESGLWIKQSYKRGSKKYDIIIHAENASNSNVMKLNNVNIYAYNKKNKYSFFIKAPNANLEKGKWKINNAIFYDKKNTSYNYQVLEIPTNVNFSDIQKSFDVPESISFWKLPKFIKKLSDSGFFYFGHLMHLYKLLSSPIFYASMVLIGAIFCLKTARHSQTGYSITLALLIGFVIYFVTNLIYSLGLSGSLPVFVAGWSPIIITLLIGLGLVLHYEDG; from the coding sequence ATGATATTCCCACTAACATTATATACTTATATAGTTAGAAATTTTCTGTTTTTCTTTTTTACTATATTGGCGATTTTTAGTGTTCTAATTTTTATGGTTGATGGGGCGGAGTTGCTTAGAAAATCTGCGAATAGAACTATCCCAACTTTTGTTATTTTTCAAATGGTTATTTTGAAAATGCCAAATTTACTTCAAACCGTGATGCCCTTTATTATTCTTATAACTTCCGTTCTTTCATTTAATGCAATGAGTAAAAGAAGCGAGCTTGTAATTATAAGATCCGCAGGGGTTTCGGTTTGGGAGTTTCTAATGCCGGCAGTTCTAACGGCCTTTTTAATGGGTGTTATTGTTTCAACCCTTATAAATCCAGTGTCTTCTTATCTTTATTCCATTCATGAAAAATTAGAAAAAAAATATTTTGAAACTAACTCTGAAAACCCAATGTTATTTTCAGAGTCTGGGCTTTGGATAAAGCAATCATATAAAAGAGGTAGTAAGAAATATGATATTATAATTCATGCTGAAAATGCTAGTAATAGCAATGTTATGAAATTAAATAATGTAAATATTTATGCTTATAATAAAAAGAACAAATATTCTTTTTTTATCAAAGCACCAAATGCTAATTTAGAAAAAGGTAAGTGGAAAATTAATAATGCAATATTTTATGATAAGAAAAATACTTCTTATAATTATCAAGTTTTGGAAATACCAACAAATGTAAATTTTTCTGACATTCAAAAAAGCTTTGATGTTCCTGAGTCAATTTCATTTTGGAAATTGCCAAAATTTATCAAAAAATTATCTGATAGTGGCTTCTTTTATTTTGGACATTTAATGCATTTATATAAATTGCTTTCATCACCAATTTTTTATGCCTCAATGGTTTTGATTGGTGCGATATTCTGCTTAAAAACCGCAAGGCATTCTCAAACGGGTTATTCAATAACGCTTGCTTTGTTAATTGGTTTTGTGATTTATTTTGTAACAAATTTAATTTATTCGCTAGGTTTATCAGGTTCATTACCAGTTTTTGTTGCAGGTTGGTCGCCAATAATTATTACTTTGCTAATTGGCTTGGGGCTAGTGCTTCACTATGAAGATGGTTAG
- the alr gene encoding alanine racemase, producing MVNNATLNINLNNLKNNYLELKNIAKNSITAAVIKANAYGLGVLEISKKLYEIGCKYFFVATLDEGIEARNHLPKDAKIYVFNGIFEGEEKEFYHHNLIPILNDFYQLEIWANYTQKALQKLNAALHFDTGMNRLGFNFYEAESISKNSYISSLSIDFIMSHLACASDKNHSLNQTQLERFLQIKKIFPTQKFSLANSGGVINGEDFHFDITRPGYNLYSKNVVTLKAKIIQIREILEDSFVGYNATHKISKGSKIAVIPIGYADGYTRILSNNFYGMIGDYKVPQIGIISMDSSIFDVSNVPENILQKYNEIVLLNDKISVCEMASKAQTIGYEILTKLGRRIEKTYVS from the coding sequence ATGGTAAATAATGCAACATTAAATATCAATTTGAACAATCTCAAAAATAATTATCTTGAGTTAAAAAATATTGCAAAAAATTCTATAACTGCTGCGGTTATCAAAGCGAATGCCTATGGCTTAGGGGTTTTAGAAATATCAAAAAAACTATATGAGATAGGCTGCAAATATTTTTTTGTTGCAACTTTAGATGAGGGTATTGAAGCAAGAAATCACCTACCAAAAGATGCAAAAATATATGTTTTTAATGGAATTTTTGAAGGTGAAGAAAAGGAATTTTACCATCATAATCTAATACCAATTTTGAATGATTTTTATCAGTTAGAAATTTGGGCAAATTACACTCAAAAAGCCTTACAAAAGTTAAATGCCGCTCTGCATTTTGATACTGGAATGAATAGGCTTGGTTTTAATTTTTATGAGGCTGAATCTATTTCAAAAAACTCTTATATTTCTTCTCTGAGTATAGATTTTATTATGAGTCATTTGGCTTGTGCCTCGGATAAAAATCACTCGCTAAACCAAACACAACTTGAAAGATTTTTGCAGATTAAAAAAATTTTTCCTACGCAAAAATTTTCTTTAGCAAATTCTGGCGGAGTTATAAACGGAGAGGATTTTCACTTTGATATAACCCGCCCTGGATATAATTTATATTCAAAAAATGTAGTTACACTTAAGGCAAAAATTATACAAATTCGTGAAATTTTAGAAGATAGTTTTGTTGGCTATAATGCGACCCATAAAATTTCAAAAGGTTCAAAAATAGCAGTTATTCCGATTGGTTACGCTGATGGTTACACAAGAATTTTATCAAATAATTTTTATGGAATGATTGGCGATTATAAAGTTCCTCAAATTGGAATAATCTCAATGGATTCTTCAATTTTTGATGTTTCAAATGTGCCAGAAAATATCTTGCAAAAATATAACGAAATTGTGTTACTAAACGATAAAATTAGCGTTTGCGAGATGGCTTCTAAAGCTCAAACCATAGGATATGAAATTCTTACAAAACTTGGGAGAAGGATAGAAAAAACTTATGTGAGCTAA
- the lgt gene encoding prolipoprotein diacylglyceryl transferase produces the protein MARLFLLNKVFLIVFLGFASLFFFEGLSFAHSDKEIEKNREEYKKNLENSQILEGFLEEMESLDVPKYNFSYKKIDPVALDLGFFQIKWYSLAYLFGVLFGWWYAKYLNRKFLENPIKTEVLDNLPMWIILSIIIGGRVGYVFFYNFEYYIENPLEALQIWNGGMSFHGGLIGVIIGTYLYARKYKLPYLQVTDLVACVAPIGIFLGRIANYINNELRGRFIEDSELYWGVYYKSEPFLRHPSQFYEAFSEGLLILIILFFVAKFKPKSSQKYLLNLTGLCSALFLILYSIFRAICENYRDPDLQLGFLYGNWLTMGMILCIPSLLLGLFIFYNSLWNRKKK, from the coding sequence ATGGCAAGATTATTCTTATTAAATAAAGTTTTTTTAATTGTTTTTTTGGGTTTTGCTTCCCTCTTTTTTTTTGAAGGCTTGAGTTTTGCTCATAGCGATAAAGAAATAGAAAAAAATCGTGAAGAATATAAAAAAAACTTGGAAAATTCTCAGATTTTAGAGGGGTTTCTTGAGGAAATGGAATCATTAGATGTTCCAAAATATAATTTTAGCTATAAAAAGATTGATCCAGTTGCCTTAGATTTAGGGTTTTTTCAAATAAAATGGTATAGCCTAGCCTATCTTTTTGGGGTTTTATTTGGATGGTGGTATGCGAAATATCTCAATCGTAAATTCCTTGAAAATCCTATAAAAACTGAGGTTCTTGATAATTTGCCAATGTGGATAATTCTAAGTATCATTATAGGTGGCAGGGTTGGTTATGTTTTCTTTTACAATTTTGAATATTACATTGAAAACCCATTAGAAGCCTTGCAAATTTGGAATGGCGGAATGAGTTTTCACGGCGGTTTAATCGGTGTAATTATTGGAACATATTTATATGCAAGAAAATATAAATTGCCTTACCTGCAAGTAACAGATTTAGTCGCGTGTGTTGCTCCAATTGGAATTTTCTTAGGGAGAATTGCCAATTATATTAACAATGAATTGCGAGGCAGGTTTATTGAAGATAGCGAATTGTATTGGGGTGTTTATTATAAATCTGAGCCTTTTTTGCGTCATCCAAGCCAGTTCTATGAGGCATTTTCTGAGGGGTTATTAATCCTAATTATTTTATTTTTTGTGGCAAAATTTAAGCCTAAATCTTCACAAAAATATTTATTAAATTTAACTGGTTTATGCTCTGCTTTGTTCTTAATTTTATATTCAATATTCAGGGCAATCTGCGAAAATTATAGAGATCCTGATTTGCAACTCGGCTTTTTATATGGTAATTGGCTAACAATGGGTATGATTCTATGTATTCCAAGTCTTTTGTTGGGTTTATTTATATTTTATAATTCTTTATGGAACAGGAAAAAGAAGTAG